In Paracoccus aminophilus JCM 7686, a single window of DNA contains:
- a CDS encoding NADPH-dependent FMN reductase, which translates to MTTILALAGSLRRASYNRGLQRAAIEASGADFEVIGGHIDEVPLYNGDLEAEFGLPAPVRRLQEQLAAADGLLLISPEYNGGLPGVLKNAVDWMSRGEGLRAFRDKPAAVIGASEGSFGTVLGQAQWAQIFRKLGMAPWYGRQLMVTTAAQRFDAEGNLTDDEIRKRLHDYLAAFAHHLAR; encoded by the coding sequence GTGACGACCATTCTGGCTTTGGCGGGCAGCCTGCGCCGCGCCTCTTACAACCGTGGCCTTCAGCGCGCGGCGATCGAGGCCTCGGGCGCGGATTTCGAGGTGATCGGCGGCCATATCGACGAGGTGCCGCTTTATAACGGCGATCTCGAGGCCGAGTTCGGCCTGCCCGCGCCGGTTCGCCGCCTGCAAGAGCAATTGGCGGCGGCTGATGGCCTGCTGCTGATCTCGCCGGAATATAACGGCGGCCTGCCGGGCGTCTTGAAGAACGCGGTCGACTGGATGTCGCGCGGCGAGGGGCTGCGCGCCTTTCGCGACAAGCCCGCTGCGGTCATCGGCGCGTCAGAGGGCAGTTTCGGCACGGTTCTGGGCCAAGCGCAATGGGCGCAGATCTTCCGCAAGCTCGGGATGGCGCCGTGGTATGGCCGCCAGCTCATGGTCACCACGGCCGCGCAGCGTTTCGATGCCGAGGGCAATCTGACCGATGACGAGATCCGCAAGCGGCTGCATGATTATCTCGCGGCCTTTGCCCATCATTTGGCGCGCTGA
- a CDS encoding pirin family protein, giving the protein MSWNPALTPGCPDEIGVDAIETLIIPRARDLGSFEVKRALPAPKRQMVGPFIFFDQAGPAEFLTGQGVDVRPHPHIGLGTVTYLYRGDFHHRDSIGTDQVILPGAVNWMVAGKGVTHSERTSEAARQGPSSLFGIQTWIALPEDREDMDPLFEHHGKDSLPMIRDQGIEAKLILGHAYGEKAPVTMYSEAFYLDVVLAPRALFPLPDDHEDRGLYITQGSVSIAGQTFEAGQMMVFRPGDKITVAAGEQGARLMALGGATLNGPRHVWWNFVSSSKEKIEHAKEEWRAANWGLGQFDLPPDDRSEFIPLTDGS; this is encoded by the coding sequence ATGAGCTGGAACCCCGCCTTGACCCCCGGCTGCCCCGATGAAATCGGGGTCGATGCCATCGAGACCTTGATTATCCCCCGCGCCCGCGACCTCGGCAGTTTCGAGGTGAAGCGCGCTTTGCCCGCCCCGAAACGCCAGATGGTCGGGCCCTTCATCTTCTTCGATCAGGCAGGCCCCGCCGAGTTTCTGACCGGGCAGGGTGTCGATGTCCGCCCCCATCCCCATATCGGTCTGGGCACGGTCACCTATCTCTATCGCGGCGATTTCCACCACCGCGACAGCATCGGCACCGATCAGGTGATCCTGCCCGGCGCGGTCAACTGGATGGTCGCGGGCAAGGGCGTGACCCATTCCGAGCGCACCTCGGAAGCGGCGCGTCAGGGGCCGAGCAGCCTTTTCGGCATCCAGACCTGGATCGCGCTGCCCGAGGACCGCGAGGATATGGACCCGCTCTTCGAGCATCACGGCAAGGACAGCCTGCCGATGATCCGCGATCAGGGCATCGAGGCCAAGCTGATCCTCGGCCATGCTTACGGCGAGAAAGCCCCGGTCACGATGTATTCCGAGGCCTTCTATCTCGATGTCGTGCTGGCCCCGCGCGCCTTGTTCCCGCTGCCCGACGATCACGAGGATCGCGGCCTTTACATCACGCAGGGCTCGGTCAGCATTGCGGGCCAGACCTTCGAGGCCGGTCAGATGATGGTCTTCCGCCCCGGCGACAAGATCACGGTGGCGGCGGGCGAACAGGGCGCGCGGCTGATGGCTTTGGGCGGCGCGACGCTGAACGGGCCGCGCCATGTCTGGTGGAATTTCGTCTCGTCCTCGAAGGAAAAGATCGAGCACGCCAAGGAAGAATGGCGCGCGGCCAATTGGGGCTTGGGTCAGTTCGACCTGCCGCCCGATGACCGCAGCGAATTCATCCCGCTGACCGACGGCAGCTGA
- a CDS encoding sulfite exporter TauE/SafE family protein: MTTLLLLFAAGLIGGLLLGMIGVGMALIAVPVLTFALPHLGVPPDLAPTVALATSMGIVTIGSVSTVVAHNRLGNIDWPAFRAIVPFSLLGVLAGSLLVTRLPASTLKLIFAAFLLFVGVKMLISGRTGGAVRPVSVAIYRAAGAAIGFAGALIGAGGGVFMVPFLSGRGWKMVRAVATSAAIGLPVTIFGAVFHALRPLTGVAAPMLGSIHLQALIGIGFGSVLAAPFGARLASRLPGDVLKKGFALILLVLAVELIRH, from the coding sequence ATGACCACCTTGCTTTTGCTGTTCGCGGCTGGCCTGATCGGCGGCCTGCTTCTGGGCATGATCGGCGTCGGCATGGCGCTGATCGCCGTGCCGGTGCTGACCTTCGCGCTGCCCCATCTCGGCGTGCCGCCGGATCTGGCGCCGACCGTGGCGCTGGCGACCTCGATGGGGATCGTGACCATCGGCTCTGTCAGCACGGTCGTGGCCCATAACCGGTTGGGCAATATCGACTGGCCCGCCTTCCGCGCCATCGTGCCCTTCAGCCTGCTGGGCGTGCTGGCCGGGTCGCTGCTGGTCACGCGGCTGCCCGCCTCGACGCTGAAGCTGATCTTCGCGGCGTTTTTGCTGTTCGTCGGGGTGAAAATGCTGATCTCGGGCCGAACCGGGGGCGCGGTGCGGCCGGTTTCGGTGGCGATCTACCGCGCCGCCGGGGCGGCCATCGGCTTTGCCGGGGCACTGATCGGCGCAGGCGGCGGCGTCTTCATGGTGCCGTTTCTGTCGGGGCGCGGCTGGAAAATGGTGCGCGCGGTCGCGACCTCGGCGGCGATTGGCCTGCCGGTGACGATCTTCGGTGCGGTGTTTCACGCCCTCCGCCCGCTGACCGGGGTCGCCGCGCCGATGCTCGGGTCCATCCATTTGCAGGCGCTGATCGGCATCGGCTTTGGCTCGGTTCTGGCCGCGCCTTTCGGTGCCCGTCTGGCCAGCCGCCTGCCCGGCGATGTGCTGAAGAAAGGCTTCGCGCTGATCCTTCTGGTGCTGGCGGTCGAGCTGATCCGGCACTGA
- a CDS encoding FadR/GntR family transcriptional regulator, translated as MSVLGGQGRKLLADIVFERMQRAIKSGAYDANERLPTEHGLAAEFEVSRPVIREALRRLREQGLVESRQGAGSFVRAIGLKEPLGFGRLDDGSDLTNCYEFRRTLEPEVAALAALRHDACSLSAIALALEMMRAAAARSIHREDADYQFHLAIAHASGNEFFSTALEALKEHIALAMRQYGVVLDDDRQGLANFIDEHRAIYEAIRDRNSGEARRLMAAHLILPEMVPAKPFARAEAARA; from the coding sequence ATGAGTGTCCTCGGCGGGCAGGGGCGCAAGCTTCTCGCCGATATCGTTTTCGAGCGGATGCAGCGCGCGATCAAATCGGGCGCTTATGACGCCAATGAGCGGCTGCCGACCGAGCATGGGCTTGCGGCGGAATTCGAGGTCTCGCGCCCCGTGATCCGCGAGGCGTTGCGCCGCCTGCGCGAGCAGGGGCTGGTCGAGTCGCGTCAGGGCGCGGGCAGTTTCGTGCGGGCCATCGGGCTGAAAGAGCCGCTTGGCTTCGGGCGGCTTGATGACGGCAGCGATCTGACCAATTGCTATGAATTCCGCCGCACGCTGGAACCCGAGGTCGCGGCCTTGGCGGCGCTGCGCCATGATGCCTGCAGTCTCTCGGCGATTGCGCTGGCGCTCGAGATGATGCGCGCGGCCGCCGCGCGCTCGATCCACCGCGAAGATGCCGATTACCAGTTCCATCTGGCGATTGCCCATGCTTCGGGCAACGAGTTCTTTTCGACCGCGCTTGAGGCGCTGAAGGAACATATCGCGCTGGCGATGCGCCAATATGGCGTTGTGCTGGACGATGACCGTCAGGGGCTTGCCAATTTCATCGACGAACACCGCGCGATTTACGAGGCGATCCGCGACCGCAATTCCGGCGAGGCGCGCCGGTTGATGGCCGCCCATCTGATCTTGCCCGAGATGGTTCCAGCCAAGCCCTTCGCGCGGGCCGAAGCCGCCCGCGCTTGA
- a CDS encoding LysR family transcriptional regulator encodes MRINDYTLRNLRTFCAVVEHGGFGGAQAVLGASPAAISTHLKDLETTLGFTLCHRGRAGFAVTPKGQEVYAEAKRMLSVMEVCEANLGTLRRMLTGHLRIGIVDSEADNPDLPIHHAIRRFFTREQQVRLTVEVGTTEALSKGLQTGDIHVAIGPFPTRHPNIDYRPVWVEDHALYCGQDHPLFDREPGAISPQEISAHPMTVRPYLQRAELAALHDPLITASVSNMEAQAVLIRSGCFLGFLPVHFAQKWVDRGEMRALGGPGLDWKSQFYIALRVQPEPTEVARLFAQDLAATLG; translated from the coding sequence ATGCGCATCAACGACTATACCTTGCGCAATCTGCGCACCTTCTGCGCCGTGGTCGAACATGGCGGCTTTGGCGGGGCTCAGGCGGTGCTGGGCGCCTCGCCTGCGGCGATCTCGACCCATCTCAAGGATCTGGAAACGACCTTGGGCTTCACGCTCTGTCATCGCGGGCGCGCGGGTTTTGCCGTGACGCCCAAGGGGCAAGAGGTCTATGCCGAGGCCAAGCGCATGCTCTCGGTGATGGAGGTCTGCGAGGCCAATCTTGGCACGCTGCGCCGGATGCTGACCGGGCATCTGCGCATCGGCATCGTCGACAGCGAGGCCGACAACCCCGATCTGCCGATCCACCACGCGATCCGGCGCTTTTTCACGCGTGAGCAGCAGGTGCGGCTGACCGTCGAGGTCGGCACGACCGAGGCGCTGAGCAAAGGGCTGCAAACCGGCGATATCCATGTCGCCATTGGCCCCTTTCCGACCCGGCACCCGAATATCGACTACCGCCCGGTCTGGGTCGAGGATCACGCGCTCTATTGCGGGCAGGATCATCCGCTTTTCGACCGCGAGCCGGGCGCGATCTCGCCGCAGGAAATTTCGGCCCATCCGATGACGGTGCGGCCCTATCTGCAACGCGCCGAGCTGGCCGCGCTGCATGATCCGCTGATCACGGCTTCGGTTTCAAATATGGAGGCGCAGGCCGTGCTGATTCGCTCGGGCTGCTTTCTGGGCTTCCTACCGGTGCATTTCGCGCAGAAATGGGTCGATCGCGGCGAGATGCGCGCGCTTGGCGGGCCCGGGCTCGACTGGAAATCACAGTTCTACATCGCCTTGCGGGTCCAGCCAGAACCGACCGAGGTCGCCCGGTTGTTCGCGCAGGATCTGGCGGCGACGCTTGGTTAA
- a CDS encoding MFS transporter, with product MTAETTEFRANPGPSRAEVAESGLLRRAAFASFIGTFVEWFDYAVYGFLAAVIAKVFFPATDARSALMATYAVFALSFIVRPIGGVIWGHFGDKFGRKATLSLSIFIMSGATFVIAFLPGYQSVGMLAPVLLLLTRMVQGFAASGEFAGAASFLAEYAPDNRRGFFTCLVPAGEATGLLAASLFVAVLYGVLTEEQLLSWGWRLPFLMALPLGFVGVYIRRRLEESPHFQSLEEERHVPVAPVKELLQNHLPQIFTAFGGTLVNAVGFYLILIYMPTWLSDELGVGKEAAFLSATVTLLAYLCAIFLMGRLSDRIGRKRILLLCSGLFMVATLPLFSVLSSVDYTGMASGGYLLILAVLSLFGILFAMNGGTLATFLCELFPTRVRFSGFALSYNSANALFGGTAPLAATWIGGFIGAAYAPAWLLTIAAAITFVSIMFSRAGAPGAKLED from the coding sequence ATGACTGCCGAGACCACCGAATTCAGGGCCAATCCCGGTCCGAGCCGCGCTGAGGTGGCCGAAAGCGGCCTGCTGCGCCGCGCCGCCTTCGCCAGCTTCATCGGAACCTTTGTCGAATGGTTCGACTATGCCGTTTACGGCTTTCTCGCCGCGGTCATCGCCAAGGTGTTCTTTCCGGCGACCGATGCCCGCAGCGCCTTGATGGCGACCTATGCGGTCTTTGCGCTGAGCTTCATCGTGCGTCCGATCGGCGGCGTGATCTGGGGCCATTTCGGCGATAAATTCGGGCGCAAGGCGACGCTGTCGCTGTCGATCTTCATCATGTCGGGCGCGACTTTCGTCATTGCTTTCCTGCCGGGCTATCAGTCCGTCGGCATGTTGGCACCGGTGCTGTTGCTGCTGACGCGGATGGTGCAGGGCTTTGCCGCCTCGGGCGAATTCGCGGGCGCGGCCTCGTTTCTGGCGGAATATGCGCCCGACAACCGGCGCGGCTTTTTCACCTGCCTTGTGCCTGCGGGTGAGGCGACCGGGCTGCTCGCGGCCTCGCTGTTCGTGGCGGTGCTTTATGGCGTCCTGACCGAAGAACAATTGCTGTCCTGGGGCTGGCGTCTGCCCTTCCTGATGGCGCTGCCCTTGGGCTTTGTCGGCGTCTACATCCGGCGCCGCCTTGAGGAATCCCCGCATTTCCAATCGCTTGAGGAAGAGCGCCATGTGCCCGTGGCTCCGGTCAAAGAGCTGCTTCAGAACCATCTGCCGCAGATCTTCACGGCCTTTGGCGGCACCTTGGTCAATGCGGTCGGCTTCTATCTGATCCTGATCTATATGCCGACCTGGCTGTCGGATGAGCTGGGCGTCGGCAAGGAAGCGGCCTTCCTGAGCGCGACGGTGACGCTTTTGGCCTATCTTTGCGCGATTTTCCTGATGGGGCGGTTGTCGGACCGGATTGGTCGCAAGCGGATCTTGCTGCTGTGCTCGGGGCTGTTCATGGTGGCGACGCTGCCTTTGTTCAGCGTGCTCTCGTCGGTCGATTACACCGGCATGGCGAGCGGTGGCTACCTGCTGATCCTCGCGGTTCTGTCGCTTTTTGGCATCCTCTTCGCGATGAATGGCGGCACGCTGGCGACCTTCCTGTGCGAGCTTTTCCCGACCCGCGTCCGCTTCTCGGGCTTCGCGCTCAGCTATAACTCGGCGAATGCGCTGTTCGGCGGCACCGCGCCGCTGGCGGCGACCTGGATCGGCGGCTTTATCGGCGCGGCCTATGCTCCGGCCTGGCTGCTGACCATCGCCGCCGCGATCACCTTTGTTTCCATCATGTTCAGCCGCGCCGGAGCCCCCGGCGCCAAGCTGGAAGACTGA
- the speB gene encoding agmatinase — MSATYDAGRLNLPFVGICTFGKNPYVADWSKIDADVAVLGAPFDFGTQYRAGSRFGPRGVREASTLFSFGHGGAYDHEDDATYLTSDVRIVDIGDADIVHTDTAKSHANIKTGVEAILNAGAFPVVIGGDHSINIPCIEAFAGRGDIHILQIDAHLDFVDERHGVRTGHGSPLRRASEKDYVTGMTQVGIRNVSSTARDGYEAARAAGSDILSVRQARKLGAEGVIDRIPEGARVYVTLDIDGFCPSIAPGTGTPSHGGFLYYEVLEMLQAVAQRHEIVGIDLVEVAPDYDHGDVTSVLAAQVLLNFLGFVFHARAQRTQS, encoded by the coding sequence ATGAGCGCTACTTATGACGCTGGCCGCCTGAACCTGCCCTTCGTTGGCATCTGCACCTTCGGCAAGAATCCCTATGTCGCGGATTGGTCGAAGATCGACGCCGATGTTGCCGTGCTGGGCGCGCCCTTCGATTTCGGGACGCAATACCGCGCAGGCTCGCGCTTTGGGCCGAGGGGCGTGCGCGAGGCCTCGACGCTCTTCAGCTTTGGCCATGGCGGCGCCTATGACCACGAAGACGACGCGACCTATCTGACCTCGGATGTGCGCATCGTCGATATTGGCGACGCCGATATCGTCCACACCGATACCGCGAAAAGCCATGCCAATATCAAGACCGGGGTCGAGGCGATCCTGAATGCCGGGGCCTTCCCGGTGGTGATCGGCGGCGATCATTCGATCAACATCCCCTGCATCGAGGCCTTCGCGGGGCGCGGCGACATCCACATCCTGCAAATCGACGCCCATCTCGATTTCGTAGACGAGCGTCACGGCGTGCGCACCGGCCACGGCAGCCCGCTGCGCCGCGCCTCGGAAAAGGACTATGTCACGGGCATGACCCAGGTCGGCATCCGCAACGTCTCGTCGACGGCGCGCGATGGCTATGAGGCGGCGCGGGCGGCGGGCTCGGATATCCTCTCGGTGCGTCAGGCGCGCAAACTGGGGGCCGAGGGGGTGATCGACCGCATCCCGGAGGGCGCGCGCGTCTATGTCACGCTTGATATCGACGGCTTCTGCCCCTCGATCGCGCCCGGCACCGGCACGCCCTCGCATGGCGGCTTCCTCTATTACGAGGTGCTCGAAATGCTGCAGGCGGTGGCGCAACGTCACGAGATCGTCGGCATCGATCTGGTCGAGGTCGCGCCCGATTACGACCATGGCGATGTCACCTCGGTTCTGGCGGCGCAGGTGCTTCTGAACTTCCTCGGCTTCGTCTTCCACGCCCGGGCGCAGCGCACGCAAAGCTGA
- the nrdH gene encoding glutaredoxin-like protein NrdH produces MTITVYSKPACVQCTATTRALDAKGLSYQVVDLTEDAAAMEKVVALGYRQAPVVIAGEEHWAGFRPDMIGRLS; encoded by the coding sequence ATGACCATCACCGTCTACTCCAAACCGGCTTGCGTGCAGTGCACGGCCACCACCCGCGCGCTCGATGCAAAGGGCCTGTCCTATCAGGTGGTGGACCTGACGGAAGACGCGGCTGCCATGGAGAAAGTGGTGGCGCTTGGCTATCGTCAGGCCCCGGTGGTGATCGCGGGTGAAGAGCATTGGGCCGGGTTCCGTCCCGACATGATCGGCCGCCTGTCGTAA
- the nrdI gene encoding class Ib ribonucleoside-diphosphate reductase assembly flavoprotein NrdI codes for MLDLVYYSSRSGNTARLVERLGLGGARIPLSPAEPMPEPRVPYVLVLPTYADGQGRGAVAKPVIHFLNDTARRALLRGVIAGGNRNFGSTFALAGDVIAQKCNVPVLYRFELSGNETDIARIRAGLAEFRGMECSTMA; via the coding sequence GTGCTGGATCTGGTCTATTACTCCTCGCGCTCGGGCAATACGGCCCGCTTGGTGGAGCGGCTGGGCCTTGGCGGCGCGCGGATACCCCTGTCGCCTGCCGAGCCGATGCCCGAGCCCCGCGTGCCCTATGTGCTGGTCCTGCCGACCTATGCAGACGGGCAGGGGCGGGGCGCTGTCGCCAAGCCGGTGATCCACTTCCTGAACGACACCGCCCGCCGCGCCTTGTTGCGTGGCGTCATCGCCGGGGGAAACCGAAACTTCGGCTCGACCTTCGCCCTTGCGGGCGATGTGATCGCACAAAAATGCAACGTCCCGGTGCTCTACCGCTTTGAGCTTTCCGGCAATGAAACCGACATCGCCCGTATCCGCGCGGGCCTAGCAGAATTCCGGGGGATGGAATGCTCGACAATGGCGTGA
- the nrdE gene encoding class 1b ribonucleoside-diphosphate reductase subunit alpha: MLDNGVKAELDYHALNAMLNLYDNEGNIRFDADRKAAHQYFLQHVNQNTVFFHSLDEKLDYLVEEGYYEAEVLDQYSKNFMRQIWDEAYRKKFRFPTFLGAFKYYTSYTLKTRDGQRYLERYEDRVVMVSLALARGDEKLATRFMDEILSGRFQPATPTFLNAGKKSRGELISCFLLRIEDNMESIGRSINSSLQLSKRGGGVALMLTNIRESGAPIKGIENQSSGVIPVMKLLEDSFSYANQLGARQGAGAVYLNAHHPDILRFLDTKRENADEKIRIKTLSLGVVIPDVTFDLAKKNEDMYLFSPHDVQKVYGVPFSEISVTEKYQEMVDDKRIKKKKINARAFFQTLAEIQFESGYPYIMFEDTVNKANPIDGRITMSNLCSEILQVNEASEFSEDLSYSKMGTDISCNLGSLNIAATMDGPDFGATVEAAIRALTAVSEMSAIESVPSIRRGNDEAHAVGLGQMNLHGFLARERIHYGSPEGVEFTSVYFAAIAYHAIRASNLIAREKGETFKGFEKSKYADGSFFAKYTEQDWLPVSEEVVRVFDGIELPTREDWAALKADVMAHGLYNRNLQAVPPTGSISYINNSTSSIHPIVAKIEIRKEGKIGRVYYPAAFMNNENLEYYRDAYEIGPEKIIDTYAAATEHVDQGLSLTLFFPAEATTRDINKAQIYAWKKGIKTIYYIRLRQTALEGTEIQGCVSCSL; encoded by the coding sequence ATGCTCGACAATGGCGTGAAGGCCGAACTCGATTATCATGCGCTGAACGCGATGCTGAACCTCTATGACAATGAGGGCAACATCCGCTTTGACGCCGACCGCAAGGCGGCGCATCAATATTTCCTCCAGCATGTGAACCAGAACACCGTGTTCTTCCACTCGCTGGACGAGAAGCTCGATTATCTGGTCGAGGAAGGCTATTACGAGGCCGAGGTTCTGGACCAATATTCCAAGAACTTCATGCGCCAGATCTGGGACGAGGCTTACCGCAAGAAGTTCCGCTTCCCGACCTTCCTCGGCGCGTTCAAATATTACACCTCCTATACACTGAAGACCCGCGACGGTCAGCGCTATCTCGAGCGTTATGAGGACCGCGTCGTCATGGTCTCGCTGGCGCTGGCGCGCGGCGATGAAAAGCTGGCGACCCGCTTCATGGATGAGATCCTTTCGGGGCGCTTCCAGCCGGCAACGCCGACCTTTCTCAATGCCGGGAAGAAATCGCGCGGCGAGCTGATTTCCTGCTTCCTGCTGCGCATCGAAGACAACATGGAATCGATCGGCCGCTCGATCAACTCGTCCTTGCAGCTCTCGAAGCGCGGCGGCGGCGTGGCCTTGATGCTGACCAATATCCGCGAATCCGGCGCACCGATCAAAGGTATCGAGAACCAGTCCTCGGGCGTCATCCCGGTGATGAAACTGCTGGAAGACAGCTTCTCCTACGCGAACCAGCTTGGCGCGCGTCAGGGTGCGGGCGCGGTCTATCTGAACGCTCACCACCCCGATATCCTGCGGTTCCTCGACACCAAGCGCGAGAACGCCGACGAGAAGATCCGCATCAAGACGCTGTCTTTGGGCGTGGTCATTCCCGATGTGACCTTCGATCTGGCGAAGAAGAACGAGGATATGTATCTCTTCTCGCCCCATGACGTGCAGAAGGTCTACGGCGTCCCCTTCTCGGAAATCTCGGTCACCGAGAAATATCAAGAGATGGTCGACGACAAGCGCATCAAGAAGAAAAAGATCAACGCCCGCGCCTTCTTCCAGACGCTGGCCGAGATCCAGTTCGAGAGCGGCTATCCCTATATCATGTTCGAAGACACGGTGAACAAAGCCAACCCGATCGACGGGCGCATCACCATGTCGAACCTCTGCTCGGAAATCCTGCAGGTCAATGAGGCCTCGGAGTTCAGCGAAGATCTGAGCTATTCCAAGATGGGCACGGATATTTCCTGCAACCTCGGCTCGCTGAATATCGCGGCAACGATGGACGGCCCGGATTTCGGCGCCACCGTCGAAGCGGCAATCCGCGCGCTGACGGCAGTGTCGGAAATGTCGGCAATCGAATCCGTCCCCTCGATCCGGCGCGGCAATGACGAGGCCCATGCGGTCGGTCTTGGCCAGATGAACCTGCACGGCTTCCTCGCCCGCGAGCGCATCCATTACGGCTCGCCCGAAGGCGTCGAGTTCACCAGCGTCTATTTCGCCGCCATCGCCTATCACGCGATCCGCGCCTCGAACCTGATCGCGCGCGAAAAAGGCGAGACTTTCAAGGGCTTCGAGAAATCGAAATATGCCGATGGCTCGTTCTTCGCAAAATATACCGAACAGGACTGGCTGCCGGTCTCGGAGGAGGTCGTGCGCGTCTTTGACGGCATCGAGCTGCCGACCCGTGAGGATTGGGCCGCGCTGAAGGCGGATGTGATGGCGCATGGCCTTTACAACCGCAACCTGCAAGCGGTGCCGCCGACCGGCTCGATCAGCTATATCAACAACTCGACCAGCTCGATCCACCCGATCGTGGCCAAGATCGAGATCCGCAAGGAAGGCAAGATCGGGCGCGTCTATTATCCGGCGGCTTTCATGAACAATGAAAACCTCGAATATTACCGCGACGCCTATGAAATCGGCCCCGAGAAAATTATCGACACCTATGCGGCGGCGACCGAGCACGTCGACCAAGGCTTGTCGCTGACGCTGTTCTTCCCGGCCGAGGCCACGACCCGCGACATCAACAAGGCGCAGATTTATGCGTGGAAGAAGGGGATCAAGACGATCTACTACATCCGCCTGCGCCAGACCGCGCTGGAAGGCACCGAGATTCAGGGCTGCGTGTCCTGCTCGCTCTGA
- the nrdF gene encoding class 1b ribonucleoside-diphosphate reductase subunit beta: MKDQILRAPLKAINWNRLDDDKDLEVWNRLTVNFWLPEKVPLSNDVQSWATLRPEERELTIRVFTGLTLLDTVQNTVGAPSMMPDAVTPHEEAVLSNIAFMEAVHARSYSSIFSTLCLTPEVDAAFRWSEENQHLQQKARLILQEYNVGADPLKRKIASVFLESFLFYSGFYLPMYWSSRAKLTNTADLIRLIIRDEAVHGYYIGYKYQRGLEKVSEEKRQELKDFAFSLIFDLYDIESKYAAELYDGIGLTEDVKAFLHYNANKALQNLGYEALFPPQACEVNPAILAALSTDSENHDFFSGSGSSYVIGKAVATEDDDWDF; the protein is encoded by the coding sequence ATGAAGGATCAGATTCTCCGCGCGCCGCTCAAGGCGATCAACTGGAACCGTCTGGACGATGACAAGGATCTCGAGGTCTGGAACCGTTTGACGGTGAACTTCTGGCTGCCGGAAAAGGTGCCGCTGTCGAATGACGTGCAAAGCTGGGCGACCTTGCGCCCCGAAGAGCGCGAGTTGACGATCCGGGTTTTCACCGGGCTGACGCTGCTGGATACCGTCCAGAATACGGTGGGCGCGCCGTCGATGATGCCCGATGCGGTGACGCCGCATGAAGAGGCGGTGCTCTCGAACATCGCCTTCATGGAGGCGGTGCATGCGCGCAGCTATTCCTCGATCTTCTCGACGCTGTGCCTGACGCCCGAGGTGGATGCGGCCTTCCGCTGGTCGGAAGAGAACCAGCATCTCCAGCAAAAGGCTCGGCTGATCCTGCAGGAATATAACGTCGGGGCCGATCCGCTGAAACGCAAGATCGCCAGCGTCTTCCTGGAAAGCTTCCTCTTCTACTCGGGCTTCTATCTGCCGATGTATTGGTCGAGCCGCGCCAAGCTGACCAACACCGCCGACCTTATCCGCCTGATCATCCGCGACGAGGCGGTGCATGGCTATTACATCGGCTACAAATACCAGCGCGGCCTAGAGAAAGTCTCGGAAGAGAAGCGTCAGGAGCTCAAGGATTTCGCCTTCTCGCTGATCTTCGATCTCTATGACATCGAGTCGAAATATGCGGCCGAGCTATATGACGGCATCGGCCTGACCGAAGACGTCAAAGCCTTCCTGCATTACAACGCCAACAAGGCGCTGCAAAACCTCGGCTATGAGGCGCTTTTCCCGCCGCAGGCCTGTGAGGTGAACCCGGCCATCCTCGCCGCCCTCTCGACGGATAGCGAGAACCACGACTTCTTCTCGGGTTCGGGCTCGTCCTATGTCATCGGCAAGGCGGTCGCGACCGAGGATGACGACTGGGACTTCTGA